In Verrucomicrobiota bacterium, one DNA window encodes the following:
- a CDS encoding cytochrome c3 family protein, which translates to MANLFPRWTNILPLQILVVLGLIGAAVTVGVWYYFTPKYTRVGYQPVQPVPFSHALHVNQLRMDCRYCHTYVEKAAHSNVPTTQTCMNCHTQIKKDSPKLEAVRESWRTGEPIPWVWIHKTPDYVYFNHAAHVNRGVSCVHCHGNVNKMEVVYHAKPLSMSFCLDCHRAPQEFIRPVAEVTNLDWKAPSREDQLVMGKKLVHDWQVSPPVNCQGCHR; encoded by the coding sequence ATGGCTAATTTATTTCCACGTTGGACTAACATTTTACCCCTACAAATACTGGTTGTTTTGGGGCTCATCGGGGCTGCCGTTACGGTCGGCGTCTGGTATTATTTCACCCCGAAATACACACGGGTCGGGTACCAACCTGTTCAACCTGTACCCTTTAGCCACGCGCTCCATGTGAATCAATTGCGGATGGACTGCCGTTACTGCCACACTTACGTCGAGAAAGCGGCGCATTCGAATGTTCCGACGACTCAAACCTGCATGAATTGCCATACGCAGATCAAAAAAGACAGTCCAAAACTTGAGGCTGTCCGAGAGAGCTGGAGAACAGGTGAACCAATCCCATGGGTGTGGATTCATAAGACCCCGGATTATGTTTATTTTAACCATGCCGCGCATGTTAACCGTGGGGTTAGTTGCGTACACTGTCACGGAAATGTCAACAAAATGGAAGTCGTTTACCATGCCAAACCCCTATCCATGTCATTCTGTTTGGACTGTCACCGAGCACCTCAAGAGTTTATCCGTCCTGTCGCAGAGGTCACTAATCTCGACTGGAAAGCCCCCTCCCGGGAAGATCAACTGGTGATGGGCAAAAAATTGGTTCATGACTGGCAGGTAAGTCCTCCGGTTAATTGTCAAGGTTGTCACCGATGA
- a CDS encoding ferritin-like domain-containing protein: MATKSKSSLNTDIIRELCVAYSMELETVQNYIANSIDLDGIRSDVIKKALAADITTEIAHAQLLGSRIKTIGGRVPGSLALVRSQSFLQPPKKNTDIIYVIKGVIKAEENAIAQYNKIIKMCDGRDYVTQDICIQTLGSEEEHRREFMGFLCEYNS; the protein is encoded by the coding sequence ATGGCTACAAAATCAAAATCTTCTTTAAATACAGATATTATCCGCGAACTTTGTGTCGCTTATTCCATGGAATTAGAAACGGTTCAGAACTATATTGCTAATTCAATTGATTTGGACGGGATCCGCTCTGATGTGATCAAAAAGGCATTGGCTGCTGATATTACGACTGAAATCGCTCATGCCCAATTATTAGGAAGTCGGATTAAAACAATTGGTGGACGTGTTCCTGGTTCTTTGGCACTCGTGCGTAGTCAAAGCTTTTTACAACCACCGAAAAAGAACACGGATATTATCTACGTTATTAAAGGTGTTATTAAAGCCGAAGAAAATGCGATCGCCCAATATAATAAAATCATCAAAATGTGTGATGGGCGTGATTATGTGACTCAAGATATTTGTATTCAGACACTTGGAAGCGAAGAGGAACACCGTCGTGAGTTCATGGGATTCCTTTGTGAATATAATTCTTAA
- a CDS encoding PEP-CTERM sorting domain-containing protein (PEP-CTERM proteins occur, often in large numbers, in the proteomes of bacteria that also encode an exosortase, a predicted intramembrane cysteine proteinase. The presence of a PEP-CTERM domain at a protein's C-terminus predicts cleavage within the sorting domain, followed by covalent anchoring to some some component of the (usually Gram-negative) cell surface. Many PEP-CTERM proteins exhibit an unusual sequence composition that includes large numbers of potential glycosylation sites. Expression of one such protein has been shown restore the ability of a bacterium to form floc, a type of biofilm.), producing the protein MAVIWNGTSFTSLGDFAGGAVHATAFDISADGSLVVGYGTTAAGQRGLVWSQALGLMDAATFLATQWNLGIEFAGWTITSVSGVSANHLWMTGSGINPLGQTQSWSATLTAVPEPSSYLMLGIGLLMSAIGLKMSRKKKNKVTLMDKMFFLSGERSTVYPAYRS; encoded by the coding sequence GTGGCTGTTATATGGAATGGAACCAGCTTCACTAGCTTGGGCGATTTCGCCGGAGGAGCGGTTCATGCCACTGCTTTTGATATTTCTGCCGATGGATCATTGGTGGTCGGCTATGGAACAACAGCCGCCGGTCAACGGGGTTTGGTCTGGAGTCAGGCCCTAGGCCTCATGGATGCCGCTACTTTTCTTGCCACCCAATGGAATCTTGGCATCGAATTTGCCGGTTGGACAATTACCTCTGTGAGCGGAGTTTCTGCAAACCATCTCTGGATGACAGGAAGCGGTATTAATCCGCTTGGTCAAACCCAGTCTTGGAGTGCCACTCTGACAGCCGTTCCTGAACCCTCTTCTTATCTTATGTTAGGAATCGGATTATTAATGAGTGCTATCGGTTTAAAAATGAGTCGTAAGAAAAAAAACAAAGTCACATTAATGGACAAAATGTTTTTTCTTTCGGGAGAGAGAAGCACCGTATATCCCGCATACCGTTCCTAA
- a CDS encoding LacI family DNA-binding transcriptional regulator: MSRTRRMISPLDDSPEEQRFTIYDETMFEKEESTQLRIARLAGVSQSSVSMALKGKGSLSKDTRERILEMAKLLEYSPISPCGKIKKENGLPSTLRFGISLPDKVERQNRNSFYSQIINGIISEISRSKVEFIPFDIQSDSLKGNFPSVDGIIFFDSKTLHHLQVSHLTSLPLVSILTRMPFISQVNTDQKMIVDLAMSYLHEMGHRKIAFIGEQSHQGRKRFGYFELFFREKSMLLDQDWICFFPKENYWDQCEMILKKLYASTNRPTAIFAWNDTVALGILKTALEIGVKIPEDISIISADGIYETSFSSPPLTTVSLNLEALGSSAVVLLKKFVETSSYRADEVTVEPRLIIRESVKNLNPKIMGRLIIKGWAGA, from the coding sequence TTGTCTAGGACTAGACGCATGATCTCCCCGCTGGATGATTCACCGGAGGAGCAGCGATTCACGATATATGATGAGACAATGTTCGAGAAAGAAGAAAGCACACAATTGCGCATTGCAAGATTGGCCGGGGTTTCCCAATCGTCAGTCTCAATGGCGTTAAAAGGTAAAGGTTCGCTCTCCAAGGATACCAGAGAAAGAATATTGGAGATGGCCAAGCTCTTGGAATACAGCCCCATTTCTCCGTGTGGGAAGATCAAAAAAGAGAACGGGCTGCCGAGCACTTTAAGGTTTGGCATCAGCCTCCCTGACAAAGTCGAAAGACAAAACAGGAATTCATTCTATTCCCAAATCATCAATGGCATTATTTCTGAAATATCCCGCAGTAAGGTGGAATTCATTCCATTTGATATCCAGTCTGATTCCCTAAAAGGGAATTTTCCATCAGTGGATGGGATTATTTTTTTCGATTCAAAAACACTTCATCACCTTCAAGTTTCCCATCTGACAAGTCTCCCTCTCGTGTCAATATTGACCCGGATGCCATTCATTTCACAGGTTAATACCGATCAAAAAATGATTGTTGATTTAGCCATGTCCTATCTACATGAAATGGGGCATAGAAAAATCGCCTTTATAGGGGAACAGAGTCACCAAGGACGAAAAAGATTCGGCTATTTTGAATTATTCTTTCGTGAAAAAAGCATGCTTTTAGATCAGGATTGGATATGTTTTTTTCCCAAAGAAAATTATTGGGATCAGTGTGAAATGATCTTGAAAAAACTTTATGCTTCCACTAACCGCCCAACTGCAATATTTGCCTGGAATGATACGGTGGCTCTGGGCATCCTGAAAACAGCCCTCGAAATCGGCGTTAAAATCCCGGAAGACATTTCGATTATCTCTGCCGATGGGATCTATGAAACATCTTTTTCAAGCCCCCCGCTGACAACCGTCTCCCTTAATCTCGAAGCCCTTGGATCCAGTGCTGTTGTCTTGCTGAAAAAATTTGTGGAGACTTCTTCCTACCGGGCAGATGAGGTCACTGTCGAACCCCGATTAATCATCCGGGAAAGTGTCAAAAATCTGAATCCAAAAATTATGGGTCGGCTCATTATCAAGGGGTGGGCTGGCGCGTAA
- a CDS encoding LacI family DNA-binding transcriptional regulator → MPATKTNLRFESTQYRVSKLAGVSQTAVSMALSGTGTISEETRTRILEVARLLNYYQSATTTKINSIRDMRTCSHNIAINWINEDGDSLFQNSFYAKILHGIIEECSSSRVGIVPLNTCKKNLFDFSRALNCNGVILLPIESEGDSTLNSPLSVPIVSVMHQYPHLASVTVDEKKAMGLVLEHLSKNNHKKIGYIGLLNGRTAENRYQYFQKGFRAINAQFDENLVCMSYNYDCFKGGKLSFQKLWGEEKRRPTAIVAYNDMMALGIYEGAIQLGVKVPEDVSILSFDNINESECCTPRLTTVCMNLEELGRRAARMIIRFAVKEYYSQEHDEVCPSLITRNSVKLLSPPTKSFLKIAQERLFPVTES, encoded by the coding sequence ATGCCAGCCACCAAAACCAACCTGCGTTTTGAAAGCACACAGTATCGAGTGTCAAAACTGGCGGGAGTCTCACAGACTGCCGTTTCTATGGCTTTGAGTGGAACAGGCACCATCTCCGAAGAAACCCGAACCCGGATTTTAGAGGTTGCGCGGCTGCTGAATTATTACCAGTCAGCTACTACCACGAAAATAAATAGTATCCGCGACATGAGGACATGCAGTCATAATATCGCCATCAATTGGATTAATGAAGATGGTGATAGCCTTTTCCAAAACTCATTTTATGCAAAGATCCTCCATGGGATCATCGAGGAATGTTCATCAAGCCGGGTGGGAATCGTCCCGTTAAATACATGCAAAAAAAATCTTTTCGATTTTTCCCGTGCTCTAAATTGCAACGGAGTCATCCTTTTACCCATCGAGTCAGAAGGAGACTCCACCCTGAATTCTCCCTTGAGTGTCCCCATCGTATCCGTAATGCACCAGTACCCTCATTTGGCTTCCGTCACTGTAGATGAGAAAAAAGCGATGGGTTTGGTATTAGAACACCTCTCGAAAAATAATCACAAAAAAATCGGTTACATCGGATTATTGAACGGGCGAACCGCTGAAAACCGTTATCAGTATTTTCAAAAAGGCTTCCGCGCAATCAATGCACAATTTGATGAAAACTTGGTGTGCATGTCATATAATTATGATTGTTTCAAAGGGGGCAAACTCTCTTTCCAAAAACTCTGGGGGGAAGAAAAACGCCGCCCCACTGCTATTGTGGCTTACAATGACATGATGGCCTTGGGGATTTACGAGGGTGCGATCCAGCTAGGAGTCAAAGTGCCCGAGGATGTTTCCATTCTTTCTTTTGATAATATCAATGAATCAGAGTGCTGCACGCCCCGATTAACAACCGTCTGTATGAATCTTGAAGAACTAGGTAGGAGGGCGGCACGGATGATTATCCGTTTTGCGGTCAAAGAGTATTATTCACAAGAACATGATGAAGTGTGTCCATCATTAATTACGAGGAATTCAGTCAAGTTATTATCTCCTCCGACCAAATCATTTTTAAAAATTGCACAAGAAAGACTTTTCCCCGTCACAGAATCATAA
- a CDS encoding response regulator, which yields MNTNQNMSIVVVDDDKCIRSLLVDALGILGYEVVDTGCDGVEAVELYSKHQPDLLICDGQMPRMNGIDAARCILNKNPEAKVLFVSGTLTEDDLLPDEKAHFRVLSKPFHIADLKTELEIFQFRISLLEHVRR from the coding sequence ATGAATACTAATCAAAATATGAGTATTGTGGTGGTCGATGATGACAAATGTATCCGTTCGCTCTTAGTAGATGCCTTGGGAATTTTGGGATATGAAGTGGTCGACACGGGTTGTGATGGTGTGGAGGCTGTGGAACTCTATTCAAAACATCAACCGGACTTACTTATTTGTGACGGACAAATGCCCCGTATGAATGGGATTGATGCTGCCCGATGTATACTTAACAAGAACCCAGAAGCTAAAGTCTTGTTTGTTTCCGGCACATTGACCGAAGATGACCTTTTGCCTGATGAAAAGGCCCATTTCAGGGTATTATCGAAGCCATTCCATATTGCAGACCTCAAGACGGAGCTCGAGATATTTCAATTCAGAATTTCCCTCCTTGAACACGTGCGGCGGTAA
- a CDS encoding HAD hydrolase-like protein, with product MTTRKNSASFSSMSARKLLLWDIDGTLLTTGGAGVNALANALNREFNVNFQPKDGDPDIGGRTDRYITSALLQRFGKEVDAENIRRFLEAYLEELPKQLASRTGNVFGGIVDILDEVTRRPELAQGLLTGNLQSGAKIKLSHYNIHHYFEFGAFADDSPIRNELGPHAHRRAKEKFQYDFPSHHIFIIGDTPHDIECGKTIGAQTIAVATGTFSMEQLAPHNPSALFKDLTDKKAFFDFIDSVQ from the coding sequence ATGACAACACGGAAAAACTCTGCTTCATTCTCTTCCATGAGTGCACGCAAATTGCTTTTATGGGATATTGATGGAACCCTCCTGACCACCGGTGGAGCTGGGGTGAATGCCTTGGCGAATGCCCTCAATCGTGAATTCAATGTCAATTTCCAGCCCAAAGATGGGGACCCTGATATCGGAGGCCGCACCGATAGGTATATTACCAGCGCGCTTTTGCAGCGGTTTGGCAAAGAAGTAGATGCCGAGAATATCCGCCGGTTCCTCGAGGCTTATCTCGAAGAGCTGCCGAAGCAACTTGCTTCACGCACAGGTAATGTTTTTGGTGGAATCGTCGATATCCTCGATGAAGTCACCCGCCGCCCCGAGCTTGCCCAAGGCTTGCTCACAGGCAATTTGCAAAGCGGGGCAAAAATCAAACTCTCCCATTATAATATCCACCATTATTTTGAATTCGGGGCCTTCGCCGATGATTCACCCATCCGGAATGAACTCGGGCCCCACGCCCACAGACGGGCCAAAGAGAAATTCCAATACGACTTCCCTTCCCACCATATTTTTATTATCGGCGACACCCCTCACGATATCGAGTGTGGAAAGACCATCGGTGCCCAAACCATCGCTGTGGCCACGGGGACATTCTCCATGGAGCAACTTGCTCCGCACAATCCCTCGGCCTTATTCAAGGATTTGACAGACAAAAAAGCCTTCTTCGATTTTATTGACTCGGTCCAGTGA
- a CDS encoding mechanosensitive ion channel: MIRTSGQCQEVKSGGSARPSAAQIVTQDQIDDFGKKINEAKSELESVQAGMESAAGDVPGITLADKQKKVSLMIRRLSTMEQLYDTSKGYLELQQSAAELQNTINSWSGFPGKPPYNLEISDGIRRTIYLLDQEIENKEFRQSMQRTQLQNAKSTREKAQQELRKINDQLESAKDSAEQAKLRWQRQLGQLEIQVAEEAIVASELMIRINDEALAVNRQNVAFQKNKLYSVLPQTVFTGDELEAKLKELEQVSLSDEKKLLEVEKRDHKVEQVIQGIRDSFSKDKTAGKRARNDVLEKDLEMALFLQKNLRGQIEELRILTLGNSATGYYFKERFRLMAATDLNDLLEARTQIQKGLVRLDGYLLYFENSLRPLREQIQEVEYNMATATPRGKKALEEILDVQQQRVKLLDRGVMEGQVLQRMAQSILDDIASKTTKKPVEDRMLQVFKQVPKVLGDIWHYEVFAVEDAIIIDGQTFREKRAVSIGKILIALVMLFVGIWSGRHVIRFSDRIAVEKFKIRPQWALLWSRILYTLLVVLILISALALVKIPLTAFAFAGGALAIGVGFGAQNLINNFISSFILMAEQPIKVGDMVEVEGARGRVTQIGARCVQIRRFDGIEILIPNSTFLEKSVVNLTLSDDVNRYMIVVGVAYGSPTRHVDNLLKQVAMSHPEVLKIPAPGVVFEDFGDSTLQFKLLFWIQGTSDLNLISSELRHRIAETFQKENIVMAFPQRDIHLDVTKPVQVFLGKEA; this comes from the coding sequence TTGATTCGCACCTCCGGGCAGTGCCAAGAGGTGAAATCCGGCGGGTCAGCAAGGCCATCAGCGGCACAGATTGTCACGCAAGATCAAATTGATGATTTTGGTAAAAAGATAAATGAAGCAAAGTCAGAGCTTGAATCCGTGCAGGCGGGTATGGAGTCGGCTGCAGGCGATGTCCCCGGGATCACCCTTGCCGATAAGCAAAAAAAAGTATCATTAATGATCCGACGCTTGAGTACGATGGAACAGCTCTATGATACTTCAAAGGGTTATCTGGAACTCCAACAATCAGCCGCAGAACTTCAAAATACGATTAATTCCTGGTCCGGTTTTCCCGGGAAACCTCCCTATAATCTGGAAATATCCGACGGGATCAGGCGTACTATTTATCTTTTAGACCAAGAAATAGAGAATAAGGAATTCCGGCAGTCCATGCAGAGGACCCAACTCCAGAATGCAAAATCAACTCGGGAAAAGGCCCAACAGGAACTTCGGAAAATCAATGACCAACTCGAAAGCGCGAAAGATTCGGCGGAACAGGCAAAACTACGTTGGCAAAGGCAATTGGGGCAACTTGAAATCCAAGTGGCCGAGGAGGCCATTGTCGCTTCGGAGCTCATGATCAGGATTAATGATGAGGCATTGGCGGTGAACCGCCAGAATGTGGCATTTCAAAAGAATAAACTCTACTCCGTCCTGCCCCAGACCGTATTTACAGGGGATGAGCTTGAGGCAAAGCTTAAAGAGCTGGAGCAGGTTAGTCTGTCTGATGAAAAGAAACTTTTAGAAGTCGAAAAAAGGGATCATAAAGTCGAGCAAGTCATCCAAGGAATCCGGGATTCATTTTCAAAGGATAAAACGGCGGGAAAACGGGCGCGGAATGACGTTTTGGAGAAAGACCTGGAGATGGCCTTATTCCTTCAGAAAAATTTACGGGGTCAGATTGAAGAGTTGAGGATCCTGACTTTAGGAAATTCTGCTACAGGTTATTATTTTAAAGAACGTTTCCGTCTCATGGCCGCCACTGACCTCAATGACCTTTTGGAGGCCCGTACCCAGATTCAAAAGGGATTGGTCCGGCTGGATGGGTACCTTTTGTATTTTGAGAATAGTCTGAGGCCATTACGTGAGCAGATACAGGAAGTGGAGTATAATATGGCCACTGCTACACCACGGGGTAAAAAAGCGCTTGAAGAAATCTTGGATGTCCAACAACAGAGGGTAAAGCTTTTGGATAGGGGAGTCATGGAAGGTCAAGTCCTCCAACGCATGGCGCAGAGTATTCTTGACGACATAGCCTCAAAGACCACCAAAAAACCTGTAGAAGACCGGATGTTACAGGTTTTTAAACAGGTACCAAAAGTACTCGGAGATATTTGGCATTACGAGGTTTTCGCCGTGGAGGATGCCATCATTATTGACGGGCAAACATTCCGGGAAAAACGGGCGGTTTCCATCGGCAAGATATTGATTGCCCTGGTTATGCTTTTTGTGGGGATATGGTCCGGACGTCACGTGATCCGTTTTTCCGACAGGATTGCCGTGGAGAAATTCAAAATACGCCCGCAATGGGCTCTGCTTTGGTCTCGGATTCTTTATACATTGTTAGTCGTCTTAATCCTGATCAGTGCTCTGGCTTTAGTTAAAATCCCCCTGACGGCATTTGCTTTTGCGGGAGGTGCTTTGGCTATCGGTGTCGGTTTTGGAGCCCAGAACCTCATTAATAACTTTATCAGCAGTTTTATCCTGATGGCTGAACAACCCATTAAGGTCGGGGATATGGTCGAGGTCGAGGGGGCGAGAGGACGGGTGACTCAGATTGGAGCCCGTTGTGTCCAGATCCGCCGTTTCGACGGAATCGAGATTTTGATACCGAATAGTACATTTTTGGAGAAAAGCGTCGTGAATTTAACGCTTTCGGACGATGTGAACCGTTATATGATTGTTGTCGGGGTGGCTTACGGTTCCCCGACCAGACACGTGGACAATTTGCTTAAACAAGTGGCGATGAGTCATCCGGAAGTCCTCAAAATTCCGGCTCCAGGGGTTGTTTTTGAGGATTTCGGGGATAGCACATTGCAGTTCAAGCTTTTATTTTGGATTCAGGGGACTTCC